The DNA window CGCTGGCGCAGCCCGACGACGCTGAGGAGGAGCAGAACTGCCGCGAGCCCCGGCCCGGCCCACTGCCAACCTCTCGGCCGCGTCCAGAATACCTGGTGCCGCATGCGCCAGCCCCCGTAGCCGGCCCCCACGGCGAAGAGCCCGAGGAGCACATACCGGCCGTGGGTGGAGAGCATGTACCAGCTCCCGAGATGATACGTGAGCCCCACGTACCCGCCCACCGCTGCGGCCTTCAGGCCCCACAGGAGACGGCAGGGACTGCGGCGCGTGAGCCAGACGAGCGCGGCCCCGGGCAGAACGAGAAGGGAGAGGAGGGCGGAGGCAATCAGAAGTGTCATATCGGAACGGGAGCTCTCATGGACGGCGCATCCGGGCTGGTTTGGGCCTTGTGCCCGACGTCGATTCCCGCGTCGGGCTTTTCCCCGCACAAGTGTCGTCATGGGCCCTACGGATATACAAGGGCCATGCGGACGCAGAACCCTTTTGCTACATACGAAATTAAAGACACACATTTGCCTCCCCAAGTCTTCCCGGCCCCATGGAGCCCCTGGACCCCGACGCTGTCGTCTCGCTCGACCCCGAGCAGTCGTTTTGGGAACGCTTCTACATGGTTGCGCCCCTAATCGTGGTGGGCACCCAGAACGAGGACGAGTCCTACAACCTGGCCCCCAAGCACATGGCCGCGCCCATGGGGTGGGACGACTACTTTGGGTTCGTCTGCACGCCGCGCCACAAGACGTACCGCAACGCCGTGCGCACCGGCGTGTTTACAGTCAGTTACCCGAAGCCGTCGCAGGTGGTGTTGGCGAGCCTGTCGGCCTCGCCCCGTGTGGGGGCGCCGGAGGGGCCGCGGCGCAAGCCGGCCCTTAACCAGTTGCCCATGCGGGCGGCGGCGGCGGTGGACGGGGTGTTTCTCGACGATGCGTACCTGCTCCTAGAGTGCACGATGGAGCGGCACGTGGACAATCTGGGGGAGAACAGCCTGCTCATCGGGGCGGTGGAGGCGGTGCACGTGGAGAAAGAGGCGCTCCGCGTCTCCGGGAAGGAGGACGACGCCGTCATCCGCGACAATCCCCTTCTCGCGTACCTGCCGCCCGACCGCTACGCGGCCATCGACGAGACCAACGCCTTTCCCTTCCCCGCTGGCTTTGAGAAATAGGCGGGCATGCACCTCCGTCCTTCGGCGGCGCAATCCAATTCGCCCATGGAATCTGTTTCTGAGTCCGAACTGGCCCACGCGCTCCGCCGCTACCTCGCGGGGCACCGCGAGCACATGCTGGCGGTGCTGGAGGCCCTGGTGCGGGCCGAGTCGCCCACCGACGTTCCGGAGGCCCAAGCGGAGGCGCAGGGCATGTTGGCCCGTCTTCTGCGGACGCTGGGCTTTCGCGTGCGGTCCCTGCCCGCGGCCGAGGAGGAGCGCGGCCACCTCTACGCCCGCCCCAAAGACCGACCGCGGGGCCGGCCCGTCCAGCTCCTCGTGGGCCACAGCGACACCGTGTGGGCCCGGGGCACCCTCGACGAGATACCGTTCGAAGTGGACGACAACGAGGTGCGGGGCCCGGGCGTCTTCGACATGAAGGCCGGGCTGGCGCAGATGCTGTTTGCCCTGGCGGCCCTGCGGGCCGCATCCGTGGAGCCGACGGTCGTGCCGGTCGTGTTCGTCAACTCCGACGAAGAGCAGGGCAGCCCCACGTCGCAGCGTCATCTGCGTCGGCTCGCCCGCTGTGCGTGCCGGGCGTTCGTGCTGGAGCCGGCCCTCGGGCTTGACGGCAAGATCAAGACGGCCCGGAAGGGGGCCGGGCGGTTTACGATTCGGATTCAGGGAGAGAGCGCCCACGCGGGGCTCGATCCGGAGAGCGGGTCGAGCGCCATCCTGGAGCTCTCGCGCACCGTGCAGGCCCTCCACGCCCTCAACGACCTGGAGGCCGGCGTGTCCGTGAACGTGGGCACCATTGGGGGCGGCACGCACCCCAACGTGGTGGCCGACGCCGGGTCCGCCGAGGTGGACGTGCGCGTCGCGACCCGCGAGCAGGCCGAGGAGGTGGCGGCGGCCATCCGGGGCCTGGAGACGACCACGCCCGGCACATCGCTCACGATCGAAGGGGGCATCGGGCGCCCGCCGATGGAGCCGACCCCCGCGGCTCGGAGGCTGTGGGCGCGGGCACGCCACGCCGGCTCCCTGCTCGGCCTTGAGCTGGAAGAAGGCCGCTCCGGCGGCGTCTCGGACGGCAACATCATCAGCCAGTACGCCCCCACACTCGACGGCCTGGGAGCGGTCGGAGACGGCGCCCACGCCCGCCACGAGTTCTGCTACGTGGACCGAATGGTGGAACGCAGTGCCCTGCTGGCCCTGCTGCTCGCCCAGCCGCCCCTGCCGACGACGCCGGACGATGCGGCCCCCACGGCCGAGACGCTCGGCGCGCCCGCCTCCACGCAGGCGCCCTGACCTCGGACGGCCCGCGCTGTTCTCGCCCACTCGACTCGCCCCCAATCCCATGATGTCCCCCATCTTCGACCGGTGCATTTTTGGTTCCCTCGCCCGCATCACGGACCTCAGCGCCCGGCCCTTCGAGATCGAGCCCCGCGTCCCCTCGGAGTGGGACACCGGGGATTACGTCGTGGGCATCGTCACCGACACGTCGGGCTATCGGGCAATCGAGCTGCCCAGCGGCCGAAACATGGAGGTGGCCGAGGGCGACGCCGTCGTGGGGGCCTTCGGGACGCGACACGCGACGTTGGAGATGACGGGCTCGTGGCGTGAGATTGGCGACGATCAGCTCATGCACGCCCTCACCCGAGCCGGGCTCTTCGGGCACGTCGAGTCGCGGTCGACCCTGGTGCAGCCGCCCCTCGAACTCCGGTACCACGGACACGTCTGCCGGGACGCCACCAAGGTGACAATGGCGGGGGCGGTGCCGCCCGTCGACGAGCAGCCCTACACCACGCCCACGATCCTCTTCGCCGGTACGTCGATGTCCGCCGGCAAGACCACCGCTGCCCGCATCGTGACCCGCCGGCTGAAGCGGATGGGGCTGGACGTGCTCGGGGCCAAGGTGAGCGGGGCCGGGCGCTACCGCGACGTGCTCTCCATTCAGGACGCCGGGGCCGACTGGGGACTCGACTTCGTGGACGCGGGGCTGCCGTCCACCGTCATCCCGGAAGAGGAGTACCGAACCGCCGTGCGCCAACTGCTGGCCCGCATGGCCCAGCCGCCGGCCGACGTGGCCGTGGTGGAGATTGGGGCGTCCCCCCTGGAGCCGTACAACGGGGCCATCGCCGTTGAGGAGCTGCAGGAGGCCCTGGCCATGACGGTTCTCTGCGCGTCGGACCCCTACGCCGTCCTCGGCCTGGAGACCGCCTTCGACATGCTGGCGCCCGATCTCGTAACGGGCATCGCCACCAATACGGCCGGCGGCATCGACCTGCTCACCCAGCTTACCGACCTGCCGGCCTTCAACATCCGCGACAACGACACCCACGACCGCCTCGACGCCCTACTGCGCGACCGGCTCGGCCTTGCCGAAGAGGTGAGTACGGGCTGACGACCGAGGTCATTCGGCTCCAGAGACGGACGCGGGGCGCAAGTCGTCGAACGCCGTCAACGGACACGCAGGAGGCTCCCCGTGGACGGCAACG is part of the Salinibacter ruber DSM 13855 genome and encodes:
- a CDS encoding flavin reductase, with protein sequence MEPLDPDAVVSLDPEQSFWERFYMVAPLIVVGTQNEDESYNLAPKHMAAPMGWDDYFGFVCTPRHKTYRNAVRTGVFTVSYPKPSQVVLASLSASPRVGAPEGPRRKPALNQLPMRAAAAVDGVFLDDAYLLLECTMERHVDNLGENSLLIGAVEAVHVEKEALRVSGKEDDAVIRDNPLLAYLPPDRYAAIDETNAFPFPAGFEK
- a CDS encoding M20 family metallopeptidase translates to MESVSESELAHALRRYLAGHREHMLAVLEALVRAESPTDVPEAQAEAQGMLARLLRTLGFRVRSLPAAEEERGHLYARPKDRPRGRPVQLLVGHSDTVWARGTLDEIPFEVDDNEVRGPGVFDMKAGLAQMLFALAALRAASVEPTVVPVVFVNSDEEQGSPTSQRHLRRLARCACRAFVLEPALGLDGKIKTARKGAGRFTIRIQGESAHAGLDPESGSSAILELSRTVQALHALNDLEAGVSVNVGTIGGGTHPNVVADAGSAEVDVRVATREQAEEVAAAIRGLETTTPGTSLTIEGGIGRPPMEPTPAARRLWARARHAGSLLGLELEEGRSGGVSDGNIISQYAPTLDGLGAVGDGAHARHEFCYVDRMVERSALLALLLAQPPLPTTPDDAAPTAETLGAPASTQAP